CCTCAGACATCATTACTACCTGCATATCGGACTATATGCTTATAGAAGTGACATTCTGAAGGAAATAACAAGGTTACAACCCTCTGTTCTTGAAATGGCTGAGTCTCTTGAACAACTACGATGGATTGAAAACGGCTACAAGATCACTGTCAGGGAGACTGAACACGATTCTATCGGTATTGACACACCAGAGGACCTGGAGAGAGTGCTAAAATCAGGGCTGATCTGAGCAAATTAGTCTGCCAGCTAAGACTTATTAAGATCTTCAAGGATTTTCTGAAACCAGAGTCTGTCATCTTCCAGTCTTGCCTCGGGGTAGCGAAGCGATAGCTCATGAATATAACTCAGGGTGCGGCTGACAAACTGTATATACTGCACGGTATTGTGACCTGAAGGCCTGTGTGAACGTGCTTTTATAAGTCTGTCAACTTCCTTATAGAACTTCTGAGCCTCCTCATCAAGGAAGTTTTCGCAAAAACGGGTGACTATATATTCCACTGCAAAGCCATCGGGATGAACCATACTCCTGTCATAGAAGCGGTAGTCCCTCAGCTCATCCATCAATATCTCATAGGCAGGGAAGTACTCAACCTTGTCAAAAAGGTCAACGAGTTTGTCGATAGCCAGCAAAAGTACAGCTTTGCTTAGCTGGTTGCCATGGGCGCCATCCTTAAGATGACGAACCGGACTGACAGTAAAGATAACTTTAAGCCCAGGATTAAAGACCCTCAGTCTTATAATCAGTTCTTTCCAAGCATCAACAACCTCATCTGGTTCGAGACGATAGCGACGAAAGTCGCTGTCGGGAAACTTATGGCAGTTAGCTACCACCTTCTGCAGAAGTTTATGCTCATAAACCCAGGCAGTCCCAAAGGTTATTATCAGATAATCAGCTTTTTCAAGAAAGTCACGTGCTTCATCAATAGCAATATTGATGTTCTCCATGCAGATGTTCTTGTCGGGATTGCTAAACTTGCCATGATACATAAAGTTATGCCACAGTCCGTCCCTTTCAACAAGATCGTCCTCGCTTACATAGGCCAGATCTATTATTGAATCAAAAGCAGCAGCTATAGAGAGCGGATTGTATAGTACACCAAAGGGATTGACAAGCACATTGAAGCGGGCATCGACGAGATGCCGTCCAATATTCTCGGCAAAACAAGAACCTATAAAGAAAAGATTTGAGGCTACAGAAATGGGATCCTTAGCCCTGGGAGGCGTAACCGGGGTTCTGAACAGATAGTCTTGCATGGCCTTGACTTTGTGTTAACAAAGCTAAGAAATAAACCTGTAATTGCGCACCCAGCCACTGTATTTGGTTCGCTTTACCGCAGAGCCCTTAAAGAGCACTGAAAACTTTTCCTGGGTGAGACTACCCCATTGTGCGGGAGTCATTGCAAGCAGGTGCTCCGAAGGTTTGAACTCAGGCTCCTCTGTATCCGGAGCCTTGCGGTTCCATGGACAAACCTCCTGACATATATCACAACCAAAGGTCCAGCCCTGTAGCCTGCCCTTAAATTCCTCAGAAATATCTTCCTTGTTTTCTATTGTCAGATATGAAATGCAGCGGTTGGAGTCTATAACCCTGTCAGGCAGGATGGCCTTAGTGGGACATGCTTCTATGCACTTTGTGCAGCCACCGCAGCGGTCGGTCATAGGAGTCCGGTTGTATGGCAGCTCAATATTAACCAACATCTCAGCCAGAAACACAAAGGAACCCAGCCTTCGGTTGATAAGCATATTGTTCTTGCCTATCCAGCCAAGTCCGGCTTTTGCGGCAAGTGTCCGTTCAAGAAGGGGGGCTGAATCCACGAAGTAACGTCCCTCTAGGTCCGGGTAATATTCATCGCGGATAAAAGAAAACAATTCTGAGAGTTTTTCCCTGATTACATCATGGTAGTCCCTGCCATAGGCATAACGGGCTATCTTTGGGGCAACCTCAGAAAGGTGAACACCACTTTGTTTGTAGTTGTACAAAAAAGAAATAATCGAAACGGCGCCTTCGACAAGCTGAGATGGATTAGTGCGTTTCTCAAAATGCTTTTCCATGTACTCCATACCGGCATGATAACCCTTGTCAAGCCATGCCTTCAGGCGCTCCTTATCCTCTGTCAGTTCGGCAGCGGGTGCAAAACCTACCTCACCGAAGCCGAGCTCAGTGGCTTTCTTTCTTATTCCTTCAGCTATATATTCGGCAGTGAGCGACATGCTTACAGCAATCCAAGCTCAAGCAAGGCTTCATCAGAGAGCATATCACGATCCCATGGTGGGTCGAATGTGAGATTAACCTCTACGGAAGTAATTCCGGGTAGGTCGGCTACAGTATCATGAACTTCTTCAGGCAATGAATCAGCTACAGGGCAGTTGGGCGACGTCAACGTCATCACTATACGCACCTTGCCATCCTCATTTATGTCTAGTTCATAAATAAGTCCCAGATCGTATATATTAACCGGAATCTCAGGGTCATATATCGTCCTCAGAGCATCAATAACTTCGGCTTCCTTGCTTAGAAATTCATTCTCCATTACAACTCAGGTTTTTATCAATAATATAACAAGTAAATTAAAAAAGAGTTGTATATCCACTAAAGCCCCAACTTAGTTTTATATGCCAGAGCGTACATCCTCATTTGCTTGACCATTGCAACGAGGCCATTGGAACGGGTCGGCGACAGGTGCTCCTTTAGTCCTACCTTGTCAATAAAATAAAGATCCGCATCCAGTATTTCAGAAGGAGTACGTCCATCCAGCACCTTAATCAGCAGGGCTACTATACCTTTTACAATAATAGCGTCACTGTCGGCAAAGAAAAATATCTTCCCGTCCTTCAATTCGGCATGGAGCCACACCTTACTCTGGCAACCTTCAATAAGATTCTGATTTGTGCGATACTCTTCGCTGAAGTTGTCAAGTCCATTACCCAACTCGATCAGATATGAATAGCGATCCATCCATTCGCCAAGCAAGGAAAACTCCTCAATTATCTGGTCTTGTAACTCATTTATGCTCATTGTCCCCCCGATTTATCAAGGCGACAAATTTCACCATTTTTTGAGGCTTAACCAAAAAGTTGGCGAACTTTCGCAAGAGCAGCTACCAAAATATCAACTTCTTCCCTCGTATTGTACAAAGCAAAAGAAGCCCTGACGGTACCGGGGATAGCAAACCTGTCCATCAGCGGTTGGGCGCAATGGTGGCCTGTTCTTACGGCAATACCCATCTTGTCAAGTAACATTCCGGTATCGAAGGGGTGTATATTACCCAAAAGGAAAGAAACAAGACTGCCCCTGACAGGTGCCGTCCCGTATATTCTGATATCTTCGACCGCTGAGAGGCGGTCGAATGCATATGCATAAAGGTCACCTTCGTAGCGACGGATTACTTCCCTGCCTATTCCCTCCATATAATCTATGGCAGCACCCAGACCTATT
The genomic region above belongs to Xiashengella succiniciproducens and contains:
- a CDS encoding GSCFA domain-containing protein, whose protein sequence is MQDYLFRTPVTPPRAKDPISVASNLFFIGSCFAENIGRHLVDARFNVLVNPFGVLYNPLSIAAAFDSIIDLAYVSEDDLVERDGLWHNFMYHGKFSNPDKNICMENINIAIDEARDFLEKADYLIITFGTAWVYEHKLLQKVVANCHKFPDSDFRRYRLEPDEVVDAWKELIIRLRVFNPGLKVIFTVSPVRHLKDGAHGNQLSKAVLLLAIDKLVDLFDKVEYFPAYEILMDELRDYRFYDRSMVHPDGFAVEYIVTRFCENFLDEEAQKFYKEVDRLIKARSHRPSGHNTVQYIQFVSRTLSYIHELSLRYPEARLEDDRLWFQKILEDLNKS
- the queG gene encoding tRNA epoxyqueuosine(34) reductase QueG, encoding MSLTAEYIAEGIRKKATELGFGEVGFAPAAELTEDKERLKAWLDKGYHAGMEYMEKHFEKRTNPSQLVEGAVSIISFLYNYKQSGVHLSEVAPKIARYAYGRDYHDVIREKLSELFSFIRDEYYPDLEGRYFVDSAPLLERTLAAKAGLGWIGKNNMLINRRLGSFVFLAEMLVNIELPYNRTPMTDRCGGCTKCIEACPTKAILPDRVIDSNRCISYLTIENKEDISEEFKGRLQGWTFGCDICQEVCPWNRKAPDTEEPEFKPSEHLLAMTPAQWGSLTQEKFSVLFKGSAVKRTKYSGWVRNYRFIS
- a CDS encoding SUF system Fe-S cluster assembly protein, producing MENEFLSKEAEVIDALRTIYDPEIPVNIYDLGLIYELDINEDGKVRIVMTLTSPNCPVADSLPEEVHDTVADLPGITSVEVNLTFDPPWDRDMLSDEALLELGLL
- a CDS encoding SufE family protein, producing MSINELQDQIIEEFSLLGEWMDRYSYLIELGNGLDNFSEEYRTNQNLIEGCQSKVWLHAELKDGKIFFFADSDAIIVKGIVALLIKVLDGRTPSEILDADLYFIDKVGLKEHLSPTRSNGLVAMVKQMRMYALAYKTKLGL